A window from Leptothermofonsia sichuanensis E412 encodes these proteins:
- a CDS encoding TMEM165/GDT1 family protein gives MLTAFTAGLLLITISELGDKTFFIAMLLAMRHSRWLVFVGAVGALAAMTLLSVLMGQVLALFPQNLVGFAEIALFIGFGLKLLYDASKMPATLCGEDVEEAKQAVEQSTSRLVHGKAHWGVILQSFGLTFMAEWGDRTQLTTVTLSAGNNPVGVTAGAITGHAICAAIAVLGGCLIAGRISERTITFLGGILFLIFGVVAVVK, from the coding sequence ATGTTGACTGCTTTTACTGCCGGGCTTTTGCTAATTACGATTTCTGAATTAGGCGACAAGACTTTCTTTATCGCCATGTTGCTGGCAATGCGCCACTCTCGCTGGTTGGTGTTTGTTGGTGCCGTTGGGGCATTGGCGGCCATGACCCTGTTGTCTGTATTGATGGGGCAGGTTTTAGCCCTGTTCCCCCAAAATCTGGTCGGTTTCGCTGAAATTGCTTTGTTTATTGGGTTTGGGCTGAAGTTACTGTATGATGCCAGCAAGATGCCTGCCACTCTTTGTGGGGAAGATGTTGAAGAAGCGAAGCAGGCTGTTGAGCAATCAACTTCCAGGTTGGTTCATGGGAAGGCACACTGGGGTGTGATTTTGCAATCCTTTGGACTGACCTTCATGGCGGAATGGGGCGATCGCACCCAGCTCACCACAGTGACGCTTTCTGCTGGGAATAACCCGGTTGGTGTGACAGCGGGGGCGATTACCGGACATGCTATCTGTGCTGCGATCGCCGTCTTAGGCGGATGCCTGATCGCTGGGCGCATCTCCGAGCGGACGATCACATTTCTGGGGGGCATTCTATTTCTAATCTTTGGAGTGGTGGCGGTAGTGAAGTGA
- a CDS encoding tetratricopeptide repeat protein, whose product MTLEFRGKPVTTDKRNRWMINVILILAVIVFAGFSIVPIIQGALTSNQPQTAASPTPSQTASSIPNQEQLQKQAEGYELVLQREPDNQTALRGLLEARLGMGDVKGSIAPLEKLVKLNPNETDYAVLLAQAKQQVKDLEGAAQAYRDILKVKPGNINALDGLTTLLLQQERPEAAIGMLQDTLKTAPNANQIEPGSVDVASVQLLLGRVYADQKRYDEAIAMYDEAAKSDKNDFRPVLAKGIVLKAQGKADEAKPLFESASNLAPAQYKDQIKQLASSTTSISPTPPPSAAPSPVPVNP is encoded by the coding sequence ATGACATTAGAGTTTCGAGGCAAGCCTGTGACTACTGACAAACGCAATCGTTGGATGATCAATGTGATCTTGATTTTGGCGGTCATCGTCTTCGCTGGATTTTCCATTGTTCCCATCATTCAGGGAGCCTTGACCTCAAATCAGCCACAAACTGCTGCCAGCCCTACTCCCAGCCAGACTGCCAGCTCAATTCCTAACCAGGAACAGTTACAAAAACAGGCAGAGGGATATGAACTGGTTCTTCAGCGAGAACCCGATAACCAGACGGCATTACGTGGTTTGCTGGAAGCCCGTCTGGGGATGGGTGACGTGAAAGGCTCAATCGCCCCTCTGGAAAAACTGGTGAAGCTGAATCCCAACGAAACCGATTATGCAGTACTCCTGGCTCAGGCAAAGCAGCAGGTGAAGGATCTGGAAGGGGCTGCCCAGGCATACCGCGATATTTTGAAAGTGAAACCTGGCAATATTAATGCCCTGGATGGCTTGACTACGTTACTCTTGCAGCAAGAACGTCCTGAAGCCGCCATTGGCATGTTGCAGGATACCCTCAAGACGGCTCCCAATGCCAATCAAATTGAGCCGGGTAGTGTGGATGTTGCTTCTGTACAGCTTCTACTGGGACGAGTTTACGCAGATCAAAAGCGCTATGACGAGGCGATCGCCATGTACGACGAAGCGGCTAAAAGCGATAAGAATGACTTTCGTCCAGTGCTGGCAAAAGGGATTGTGCTGAAAGCTCAGGGCAAGGCTGATGAAGCAAAGCCTCTGTTTGAAAGTGCTTCAAACCTGGCTCCGGCTCAGTACAAAGATCAGATCAAACAGCTTGCCAGCAGCACAACCTCCATCAGTCCAACGCCTCCGCCATCAGCCGCCCCCAGCCCTGTTCCGGTGAACCCGTAG
- a CDS encoding DUF2949 domain-containing protein, which yields MMPLTSQTQLIHFLQQELLIPAESIAMAQRQEEVFPDLLPMVLWQYGLITIEQLEQVFDWLETR from the coding sequence ATGATGCCGCTTACCAGCCAAACGCAACTGATTCACTTTCTTCAGCAAGAACTGTTAATTCCTGCGGAATCAATTGCGATGGCGCAGCGTCAGGAGGAAGTGTTTCCCGATCTGTTGCCTATGGTACTGTGGCAATATGGATTGATTACCATAGAGCAGCTAGAACAGGTTTTTGATTGGCTGGAAACCCGATGA
- a CDS encoding glycosyltransferase family 39 protein: MIYRLKEARLHHGNSSTVLNYLCLTILLFGIFVRLVQYFSNRSLWGDETYLALNIVNRSYLELLQPLDYSQAAPFGFLWVEKLAIQLLGNSEYSLRLFPLIAGIVSLIALYKLGKGRVSAIALPVALVLFACLRHPLYYATEVKQYSSDVMVALLLCLLLIPLQDKILGKGHTLLIGLLGTLAICLSHPAIFTLGGVAVASLVTTSAERRKAVFLNRLPAYFIWIASFGVVYYLTIANAMSSESLQNAWGPEYPASMFDIVWLLDSLGRFFYRPLGFHGKTDGIAIAAFVIGCIACFRKHRVMFLVLIAPMVATLTATYLHKYPFRGRLVLFLTPFFILIMAEGLAFLLAQFQQWRRSWANKVWTIAGAVLACLVLLPAIAQATDFLISPRKVQEIRPVIEYIKTHQAPTDTIYLNDGVAVHQFRYYADRYGYSRSDYVEGYADFMNPEAFSLQNWENFKQQTSQLQGQPRVWFLFSGLKDSQEVLVKPRLDQIGQELDFFHQPGAFTYLYQLE, encoded by the coding sequence ATGATCTACAGACTCAAAGAAGCCAGACTCCATCATGGAAATAGTTCTACGGTTCTCAACTATCTGTGTTTAACAATCCTTTTATTTGGAATTTTTGTTCGTCTGGTTCAATACTTTTCCAACCGATCGCTGTGGGGCGATGAAACCTATTTAGCCCTTAATATTGTTAATCGTTCCTATTTAGAATTACTTCAACCCCTGGACTATAGCCAGGCAGCTCCGTTTGGGTTTTTGTGGGTAGAAAAACTGGCGATTCAACTATTGGGGAACAGTGAGTATTCCTTGCGATTGTTTCCGCTGATTGCTGGCATCGTTTCTCTGATCGCGCTTTATAAGTTGGGGAAAGGGAGGGTATCGGCGATCGCCCTCCCGGTTGCCCTGGTTCTTTTTGCCTGTTTGCGGCATCCCCTTTACTACGCTACCGAAGTTAAACAGTACTCCAGTGATGTCATGGTGGCATTGCTGCTCTGCCTGTTGCTGATCCCTCTACAGGATAAAATTCTTGGGAAAGGCCACACACTCCTGATTGGGCTGCTGGGGACCCTGGCAATCTGTTTATCCCACCCGGCTATTTTTACCCTGGGTGGTGTGGCAGTTGCCAGCCTGGTTACGACTTCTGCTGAACGGCGAAAAGCGGTGTTCCTTAATCGGTTGCCCGCCTACTTCATCTGGATTGCCAGCTTTGGGGTGGTCTACTATCTGACCATTGCCAATGCCATGAGCAGTGAATCTCTGCAAAACGCCTGGGGACCCGAATATCCAGCGTCAATGTTTGACATCGTCTGGTTACTGGATTCTCTGGGTCGATTCTTCTATAGACCGTTGGGCTTTCACGGTAAAACGGATGGTATTGCCATTGCGGCCTTTGTGATTGGTTGCATTGCCTGCTTCAGGAAGCATCGAGTCATGTTTCTCGTTTTAATTGCTCCAATGGTGGCTACGTTAACGGCAACCTATCTGCATAAATATCCCTTCCGGGGACGCCTGGTTCTATTTCTCACACCGTTTTTCATTCTGATCATGGCGGAAGGACTTGCTTTTTTACTGGCTCAATTTCAACAGTGGCGTCGGTCCTGGGCAAATAAAGTCTGGACGATCGCCGGAGCCGTCCTTGCCTGTCTGGTGCTGCTACCAGCGATCGCCCAGGCTACCGATTTCTTAATCTCTCCCAGGAAAGTCCAGGAAATTCGCCCGGTGATTGAATACATCAAAACCCATCAGGCTCCAACGGACACAATCTATCTCAACGACGGAGTGGCGGTGCATCAGTTTCGATATTATGCCGACAGGTACGGCTATTCCAGGTCTGATTATGTGGAAGGCTACGCCGATTTCATGAATCCTGAAGCGTTTTCACTTCAGAATTGGGAAAACTTCAAGCAGCAAACCAGCCAACTTCAGGGTCAACCCCGCGTCTGGTTCCTATTTTCTGGATTAAAGGATTCCCAGGAAGTTCTGGTCAAACCTCGCCTGGACCAGATCGGGCAGGAACTGGACTTTTTCCATCAACCAGGGGCGTTTACCTATCTCTATCAACTGGAGTAA
- a CDS encoding adenylate/guanylate cyclase domain-containing protein: MGKNRFLRWSAIAVNPRSSGNIPLLLVLSLPLLVQLGLTTGLLSYVNGVMEVPHSLILWHWLVLLALTGLLGILVYYWLFRTLQQLNWDSQQIAGGNFVHLRTSPIRELADLSHAFNQIIEQLQDSLQKQADLRESEKKFTKIFHSNPDSIMLTTRAEGCILEVNDSFCKMTGYSANEVLGKTLDELNLWANTAEQFQIVQTLQNTGVVHNREFEFYTKAGEVRTGLISAEVVNLMGQDCILSMVKDTTELKQAERALRQAEARYHSIFENSVEGIFQSTPDGRYLTVNPALARIYGYDSPEDLITSIENIGKQVYVQPKRRDEFIAYMRMFDVVSDFESQVFRKDGSTIWISENVRSVRDEAGNLLYFEGTVQDITERRQVEEELRQQRVRAERLLLNILPQTIAERLKRGQLTIASRFDQVTVMFADLVDFTKVAARVPATDLVKLLGQIFSEFDNLVEQHRLEKIKTIGDAYMVVGGLPLPTPDSATAIAEMALKMQQSISHIYADNGEPFQLRIGINSGSIVAGVIGTKKFSYDLWGDTVNVASRMESQGLPGRIQVTEATYALLKDQYLLEERGRIFVKGKGEMVTYWLIGKREV; the protein is encoded by the coding sequence TTGGGTAAGAACCGTTTCTTGAGGTGGAGCGCGATCGCAGTGAACCCCAGGTCGTCTGGCAATATTCCGCTACTGCTAGTTCTCAGCCTACCCTTGCTGGTTCAGCTCGGTTTAACAACAGGGCTGCTCAGCTATGTCAACGGGGTGATGGAAGTGCCTCACAGCCTCATACTTTGGCATTGGCTGGTGCTTCTGGCGCTGACTGGACTGTTGGGAATCCTGGTGTACTACTGGTTGTTTCGCACGCTACAACAGCTGAATTGGGATAGTCAGCAGATAGCGGGGGGCAATTTTGTGCATTTGAGAACCAGTCCCATTCGAGAACTGGCAGATCTCAGCCATGCATTCAACCAGATTATCGAACAATTGCAGGATTCCCTGCAAAAACAGGCAGATTTGCGCGAGTCCGAGAAGAAGTTTACTAAAATTTTTCACTCAAACCCTGACTCCATCATGCTGACCACACGGGCAGAGGGATGCATTCTGGAAGTCAATGACAGCTTCTGCAAAATGACGGGTTACAGCGCCAATGAGGTGTTGGGGAAAACCTTAGATGAGCTGAATCTGTGGGCAAATACAGCGGAGCAATTCCAGATTGTCCAGACATTACAAAACACAGGGGTGGTTCACAATAGGGAGTTTGAGTTCTATACAAAGGCAGGGGAGGTTCGAACCGGGTTAATCTCGGCGGAGGTTGTGAATTTGATGGGGCAGGACTGCATCCTCTCAATGGTGAAGGACACCACAGAGCTAAAACAGGCTGAACGTGCCCTGCGGCAGGCAGAAGCCCGTTATCACAGCATTTTTGAAAACTCTGTTGAAGGTATTTTTCAAAGTACGCCTGACGGGCGTTACCTGACTGTTAATCCCGCTCTGGCAAGGATCTACGGTTATGACTCACCAGAGGATTTGATCACCAGTATTGAAAATATCGGTAAACAGGTCTATGTTCAGCCCAAACGACGGGATGAATTTATCGCCTATATGCGGATGTTCGATGTGGTTTCCGATTTCGAGTCCCAGGTGTTTCGTAAGGATGGCAGCACCATCTGGATTTCTGAGAATGTCCGGTCTGTGCGGGATGAAGCGGGTAATTTACTTTACTTTGAGGGAACGGTGCAGGACATTACTGAGCGCCGTCAGGTCGAAGAAGAATTGCGCCAGCAACGGGTGCGGGCAGAACGGCTATTGCTCAATATTCTGCCCCAGACGATCGCTGAGCGCCTGAAGCGGGGACAACTGACCATCGCCAGCCGGTTTGATCAGGTGACTGTTATGTTTGCGGATCTGGTTGATTTCACCAAAGTTGCCGCCCGTGTCCCGGCGACCGATCTGGTCAAACTTCTGGGACAAATCTTCTCTGAGTTTGACAACCTGGTTGAGCAGCACCGATTGGAGAAGATTAAGACCATTGGAGATGCCTATATGGTAGTCGGCGGGCTGCCATTGCCCACACCAGACTCTGCGACCGCGATCGCTGAAATGGCACTGAAAATGCAACAGTCCATTTCCCACATCTATGCAGACAACGGGGAACCGTTTCAGCTTCGTATTGGCATCAACAGTGGCTCCATTGTTGCTGGCGTAATTGGCACTAAAAAATTTAGCTACGATCTCTGGGGCGATACAGTCAACGTTGCCTCCCGGATGGAATCTCAGGGGCTTCCCGGCAGGATTCAGGTGACAGAAGCTACCTATGCACTCCTGAAAGACCAGTACCTTCTGGAAGAGCGCGGGCGGATTTTTGTCAAGGGCAAAGGAGAGATGGTGACTTACTGGTTAATCGGGAAGAGAGAAGTGTAA
- a CDS encoding HD domain-containing protein yields the protein MLPNTERIYHDPLHGAIALNNSDPTESLLIRLIDTPAFQRLRRVRQLGPASLTFHGAESSRFTHSLGVMAIARRAFDRIAAQYPQIQPYRPVVLCAALLHDLGHGPFSHTGEEVFDSHHEHWTRRILQEHLPIRRELDGFQPDLLEQVIQVYLKKHPVPLVWQLVTSQLDCDRLDYLMRDSYFTGASYGRIDLDRILMALRYDPVSQQLVVAHKGMAAVEHYLIVRYFMYAQVYNHPKNIAASWILAQAMNRARKLLQIGELQADETVTAWFSQDCDQLSLEHYLAADDGIFLYHMQRWQTNADPVLADLCRRFIDRDLFKALDVTHLSEKEQKTLLHKVHYWLTEARLEAPYYAGIEVSFSRGYTLYQKGIKLQTTTGLKEISNLSPLVRTLTNPYQRIWLIYPREVEGKW from the coding sequence GTGCTCCCTAATACTGAGCGGATTTACCATGACCCTCTCCACGGGGCGATCGCCCTCAACAACAGCGACCCAACAGAGTCCCTCCTGATCCGCTTGATTGACACTCCAGCCTTTCAGCGGTTGCGGCGAGTGCGGCAACTGGGACCTGCCAGCCTCACGTTTCACGGCGCTGAAAGTTCCCGATTCACCCATTCTCTGGGGGTGATGGCGATCGCCCGTCGGGCCTTTGATCGCATAGCTGCCCAATATCCCCAAATTCAGCCCTATCGCCCGGTAGTCCTTTGTGCTGCCCTGCTGCATGACCTGGGTCATGGTCCCTTCAGCCATACTGGAGAAGAGGTATTTGACAGCCATCATGAACATTGGACGCGCCGTATTCTGCAAGAACACCTTCCCATCCGGCGGGAACTGGATGGCTTTCAGCCAGATTTACTGGAGCAGGTAATCCAGGTTTACCTGAAAAAACATCCCGTCCCCCTGGTCTGGCAGTTAGTGACCAGCCAGCTTGACTGCGATCGCCTCGACTATCTGATGCGGGACAGCTATTTCACAGGGGCATCCTACGGCAGAATTGACCTGGATCGGATTTTGATGGCACTCCGCTATGACCCCGTCAGCCAGCAGCTTGTCGTTGCGCACAAGGGCATGGCAGCCGTTGAGCATTATTTGATTGTTCGCTACTTCATGTATGCCCAGGTCTACAACCATCCCAAGAACATTGCGGCCTCCTGGATCCTGGCACAGGCAATGAACCGGGCGCGGAAGTTGCTGCAAATCGGGGAATTACAGGCGGATGAAACCGTCACTGCCTGGTTCAGTCAGGACTGTGACCAGCTATCTCTGGAGCACTACCTGGCTGCCGATGATGGTATTTTCCTTTACCACATGCAACGCTGGCAAACGAATGCCGATCCGGTTCTGGCGGATCTGTGTCGTCGCTTTATTGACCGCGACCTGTTCAAAGCCCTGGATGTCACCCATCTGTCTGAAAAAGAACAGAAAACTCTGCTACACAAGGTTCATTACTGGCTGACGGAAGCCAGGTTAGAAGCGCCCTACTATGCTGGTATTGAAGTTTCCTTTAGCCGGGGTTATACTCTCTACCAGAAGGGAATTAAGCTCCAAACCACAACAGGGCTGAAAGAAATCAGTAATCTGTCTCCCCTGGTTCGCACCTTGACCAATCCTTACCAGCGAATATGGTTGATTTATCCCCGTGAGGTAGAGGGAAAATGGTAA
- the ctpA gene encoding carboxyl-terminal processing protease CtpA: MGKHNFWFKQLILVFLWAVIGLGTFASPAFALTDEQKFLSEVWRIVDRAYVDDSFNHQNWWLVRERLLKKPLENREQTYEAIQQMLASLDDPFTRLLKPDQYRNLQTSTSGELTGVGLQIALDGEKGKLTVIAPIAGSPADKAGIQPADTILKIDGIPTEGLSLDEAADRMRGAIGSQVTLTVERAGKHPTDIQVVRDRIALNPVIADLRTEPMTGSQEPKKIGYIRLSQFNANATAEVAHAIDRLERQGAEAYILDLRSNPGGLLQSGIEIARFWLEQGPIVYTVNRQGVLGSFEALGRALTNDPLVVLVNQGTASASEILAGALKDNGRAIILGEKTFGKGLIQSLFDLSDGSGLAVTVARYETPNHMDINKSGITPDVVVPLDDIRSDQVGTRDDRQYTTAVELLTTNSMVAAGAP; this comes from the coding sequence ATGGGAAAACATAATTTTTGGTTTAAGCAACTCATCCTTGTATTCCTGTGGGCTGTGATCGGGTTGGGAACGTTTGCGTCTCCAGCTTTCGCGCTCACAGATGAGCAAAAATTTTTATCGGAAGTTTGGCGCATTGTTGACCGCGCTTACGTTGATGACAGCTTTAACCACCAGAACTGGTGGCTGGTACGGGAGCGGCTCTTAAAGAAACCGCTGGAAAATCGGGAGCAAACCTACGAGGCGATTCAGCAAATGCTGGCGAGTCTGGATGACCCGTTTACTCGCCTGCTCAAGCCGGACCAGTATCGAAATCTACAGACCAGTACTTCTGGAGAGTTGACTGGGGTTGGGTTACAAATTGCCCTGGATGGCGAGAAGGGCAAGTTAACTGTCATTGCCCCGATCGCGGGTTCTCCTGCGGATAAGGCGGGCATTCAGCCAGCGGACACTATCTTAAAGATTGACGGTATTCCAACGGAAGGGTTATCCCTGGATGAGGCGGCAGACCGAATGCGGGGAGCGATTGGCAGCCAGGTGACGCTCACTGTAGAGCGGGCAGGTAAGCATCCTACGGATATTCAGGTTGTGCGCGATCGCATCGCCCTCAACCCTGTCATTGCGGATCTGAGGACAGAACCCATGACGGGTAGCCAGGAACCTAAAAAAATTGGCTATATTCGACTGAGTCAGTTTAACGCAAATGCCACTGCCGAAGTTGCCCATGCCATTGATCGGCTGGAGCGCCAGGGAGCGGAGGCCTATATCCTGGATCTGCGGAGCAATCCAGGGGGACTATTGCAGTCGGGCATTGAGATTGCTCGTTTCTGGCTGGAGCAGGGACCGATTGTTTATACCGTAAACCGCCAGGGCGTTTTGGGTAGTTTTGAAGCCCTGGGTCGGGCTTTGACCAATGATCCTCTGGTTGTACTGGTGAATCAGGGAACCGCCAGTGCCAGTGAAATTCTGGCAGGTGCCTTAAAGGACAATGGACGCGCCATTATTCTGGGTGAAAAAACTTTTGGCAAAGGCTTGATCCAATCCCTGTTTGATTTATCGGATGGATCCGGGCTGGCAGTAACCGTGGCTCGATACGAAACACCCAATCATATGGATATTAACAAGTCGGGGATTACTCCTGATGTGGTGGTTCCCCTGGATGATATCCGGAGTGACCAGGTGGGAACCCGGGACGACCGTCAGTATACCACTGCCGTAGAACTGCTGACGACAAATTCAATGGTGGCGGCTGGTGCTCCCTAA
- the hemB gene encoding porphobilinogen synthase, producing MFPTHRPRRLRSHPQLRRMVRETVLTTSDLIYPLFAVPGQGIANEVRSMPGVFQLSVDKIVEEAKEVYDLGIPAIILFGIPADKDTDATGAWHDCGIVQKAATAVKEAVPDLIIIADTCLCEYTTHGHCGYLEVGDLTGRVLNDPTLELLKKTAVSQAKAGADIIAPSGMMDGFVQAIRAGLDEAGFQDTPILSYAAKYASSYYGPFRDAAESAPQFGDRRTYQMDPGNSREALKEIELDIAEGADMLMVKPALAYMDIIWQVKQACNLPVAAYNVSGEYSMVKAAALNGWVDEERIVLETLTSFKRAGTDLILTYHAKDAARWLGT from the coding sequence ATGTTTCCAACACACCGTCCCCGTCGTCTCCGCAGCCATCCCCAGCTTCGTCGGATGGTGCGCGAAACGGTTTTGACCACCAGTGATCTCATCTACCCCCTGTTTGCGGTTCCAGGGCAGGGGATTGCAAATGAAGTGCGATCGATGCCGGGAGTGTTTCAACTGTCGGTAGATAAGATCGTTGAGGAAGCCAAGGAAGTTTACGATCTGGGCATTCCCGCCATTATTCTGTTCGGCATCCCGGCAGACAAAGATACGGATGCTACGGGGGCATGGCACGATTGCGGAATTGTCCAAAAAGCTGCAACCGCCGTTAAAGAAGCAGTCCCCGATCTGATTATTATTGCGGATACCTGCCTGTGTGAATACACTACCCACGGCCACTGTGGCTATCTGGAGGTGGGAGATCTGACCGGACGAGTACTAAACGATCCCACCCTGGAATTACTGAAGAAAACAGCTGTTTCTCAGGCAAAGGCGGGGGCTGACATTATTGCTCCATCGGGGATGATGGATGGCTTTGTGCAGGCGATTCGGGCCGGGCTGGATGAGGCTGGATTCCAGGACACCCCTATTCTGTCCTATGCCGCCAAGTATGCATCGTCTTACTATGGTCCTTTCCGGGATGCGGCAGAGTCTGCCCCTCAGTTTGGCGATCGCCGCACGTACCAGATGGATCCTGGCAACAGCCGGGAAGCGCTCAAAGAAATCGAACTGGACATTGCGGAAGGGGCTGATATGCTCATGGTGAAGCCTGCCCTGGCTTACATGGATATTATCTGGCAGGTAAAGCAAGCCTGTAATTTGCCCGTAGCCGCCTACAACGTGTCAGGTGAATACTCGATGGTCAAAGCGGCGGCACTCAACGGTTGGGTTGACGAAGAGCGAATTGTGCTGGAAACTCTGACCAGTTTTAAGCGCGCAGGGACTGACTTAATCCTGACCTACCATGCGAAGGATGCTGCCCGCTGGTTGGGCACCTGA
- the ftsZ gene encoding cell division protein FtsZ: MPSSVAKIKVIGVGGGGGNAVNRMVASEVSGVEFWSINTDAQALTHSAATHRLQMGQKLTRGLGAGGNPAIGQKAAEESRDEIASALEDSDLVFITAGMGGGTGTGAAPIVAEVAKEIGALTVGVVTRPFNFEGRRRTSQAEEGIAALQSRVDTLIIIPNDKLLSVISEQTPVQEAFRVADDILRQGVQGISDIITVPGLVNVDFADVRAVMADAGSALMGIGVGSGKSRAREAAMASISSPLLESSIEGARGVVFNITGGHDLTLHEVNAAAEIIYEVVDPEANIIFGAVLDERLQGEIRITVIATGFTGETRAPSLSKPTSMRRVAPPPMGTPVPPPPTPEPKGRPPGLDIPEFLQRRRPPR; the protein is encoded by the coding sequence GTGCCAAGTAGCGTAGCCAAGATTAAGGTGATTGGTGTGGGCGGCGGTGGCGGCAATGCGGTCAACCGCATGGTTGCCAGCGAAGTGTCAGGGGTGGAGTTCTGGTCGATTAATACAGACGCTCAGGCGTTGACCCACTCTGCGGCAACCCATCGCCTCCAGATGGGGCAGAAGTTAACCAGAGGTCTGGGTGCGGGCGGAAATCCGGCGATCGGGCAGAAAGCGGCAGAGGAGTCCCGCGATGAAATTGCCAGTGCGCTGGAGGACTCAGACCTGGTATTCATCACCGCCGGTATGGGGGGTGGAACAGGCACAGGAGCTGCCCCTATTGTGGCAGAAGTTGCTAAGGAAATTGGAGCGCTGACCGTTGGTGTGGTGACCCGTCCTTTCAATTTTGAAGGCAGGCGGCGCACCAGTCAGGCAGAGGAGGGGATCGCTGCCCTGCAAAGTCGGGTGGATACGCTGATTATTATTCCAAACGACAAATTGCTATCGGTAATTTCGGAGCAAACTCCTGTTCAAGAAGCCTTTCGAGTTGCAGATGATATCCTGCGCCAGGGCGTTCAGGGTATATCAGACATCATCACTGTCCCCGGCCTGGTGAATGTAGACTTTGCGGATGTCCGGGCTGTGATGGCAGATGCAGGTTCAGCCTTGATGGGGATCGGTGTTGGCTCAGGCAAGTCCAGAGCAAGAGAGGCGGCAATGGCTTCTATATCCTCTCCTCTGCTGGAATCATCGATTGAGGGTGCCAGGGGTGTTGTTTTCAACATTACGGGCGGTCATGATCTGACCCTGCATGAGGTGAACGCAGCGGCAGAGATCATTTATGAAGTGGTTGATCCCGAAGCCAATATTATCTTTGGTGCGGTGCTAGATGAGCGTTTGCAGGGGGAAATTCGGATCACGGTGATCGCAACAGGCTTTACAGGTGAAACCCGTGCTCCCAGTCTTTCTAAACCCACCAGTATGAGACGAGTAGCCCCCCCTCCAATGGGTACCCCGGTTCCTCCCCCCCCTACCCCTGAACCTAAGGGCAGACCACCAGGACTTGACATTCCGGAATTCCTTCAGCGGCGGCGTCCCCCCCGGTAG
- a CDS encoding cell division protein FtsQ/DivIB codes for MTGIVSVSQTELAQRRQQLRFRRRVRFLQTVWRVLAVSSLAGGLFWVATLPAWVIRRPEQVIIQGNHYLPAQTIQTLLPIPYPQSLLRVEPQQIADTLKAKAPIAEVTISRQLFPPSLIVQVKERFPVAIAVQSVPDPRLTAPNRAALPGAKTKGAAPTVGLLDEKGLWIPLELYTSLNQSLKMPSLKIIGSFQQYHPYWSKLYQEVGNSPVKISEIDWRDPTNLILKTELGVVHLGSYDSQFSYQLSVLDQMRKLKSHPSFSQITYIDLRNPDAPVAQMTQPKDPVKADTDQ; via the coding sequence ATGACAGGTATTGTGTCAGTCTCGCAAACAGAATTAGCTCAACGTCGGCAACAACTTCGTTTTCGCCGACGAGTCAGGTTTCTTCAAACCGTCTGGAGGGTGCTGGCTGTGAGTAGCCTGGCAGGAGGGTTGTTTTGGGTGGCAACCCTACCCGCCTGGGTCATTCGTCGCCCAGAGCAAGTCATCATTCAGGGTAATCACTACCTGCCAGCCCAAACCATCCAGACTCTGCTCCCAATCCCCTACCCACAGTCATTACTGCGGGTAGAACCGCAGCAGATTGCGGATACCCTGAAGGCAAAAGCACCGATCGCAGAGGTGACCATCAGCCGTCAGCTTTTTCCACCCAGTCTGATTGTTCAGGTGAAAGAGCGCTTCCCCGTGGCGATCGCTGTCCAGTCAGTTCCTGATCCCCGCTTGACGGCTCCCAATAGAGCCGCCTTGCCCGGCGCAAAGACTAAGGGGGCTGCACCAACCGTTGGGTTGCTGGATGAGAAAGGACTATGGATTCCGTTAGAGCTTTATACTTCTCTCAATCAGTCTTTGAAGATGCCATCTCTGAAGATTATCGGTAGTTTTCAGCAGTATCATCCTTATTGGTCAAAACTTTATCAGGAAGTTGGTAACAGCCCGGTTAAAATCTCCGAGATTGACTGGCGAGATCCCACTAACCTGATACTAAAGACGGAACTGGGGGTTGTGCATCTCGGTTCCTACGATTCCCAGTTCAGCTATCAACTCAGTGTCTTAGACCAGATGCGAAAACTCAAGTCCCACCCGAGCTTCAGTCAAATCACTTATATTGATTTGCGTAATCCAGACGCCCCCGTTGCCCAGATGACCCAACCTAAAGACCCGGTTAAAGCAGACACTGACCAGTAG